In Phyllopteryx taeniolatus isolate TA_2022b chromosome 5, UOR_Ptae_1.2, whole genome shotgun sequence, the DNA window CATTCTGTGAATGAACAGATCTCCAAGAATGTTTTAATTAGCATCTATTGAAgctgttcttttatttttatgtttagcactgttacaaaaacaacactggtggacaaaaacaaaacacttgtcACAGATGTCATGCATTTTCAGATctagccaaatgttttgttttttttgcatgtttaggatgttgaatttttttctaaGTTATGTAACTTATCTTTTATACAAATGTATGTAAACGCTTTTCTCGCTCTGATTTTACAAAGGAAACATTTTCTTTGCATGTTTCAGACACAATTCATGTTTTGAGCAATATGTTAAGGCAAAatgctgtttatttgtttttttctgaacaaatCTGACATAGTCATAAAAAGTACTGCTATcataacatgtacagtatgtgtacagTTGAAAGTAGCCTAACGGCTTGTGTCTGCATATAGCAATACATGTTTTTGAGTTCTTCAGTTCCCCCTTGATTTGTGATTCATGAAGACAATTCATCAATTGAGAACACCTCAACTCAGAGGACCTGTATAATTTAAAGCAGACTAACAACAAAGGCTggtttatgtactgtacatactaaTGTATACTTGGCGTGTGAGACAGTGGTGTACTGTATGCAACTCTCTTCAAATACTGAAACTTGATATGGAAAACATAAGTGTCAAAGTATTTTTCCAACAGGGGTCCTCAAACTGCGGTCCGGGACCCCCGGGGGACAGTGAGCCATAGCTTGGGGGTCTGCAAAAGAATGTATACCTACATATGGGCTCCAGCGGCcagtaaaacaaacataataaatactcctccctaccttagctttgggccatTTAAAAgctaaatgtaaattaatgtaACATAGATAAATCCTTACATgactaatgttgtttttgttttatttatatcaaAGGGTGTAATatggcaggactttttttttttaagaacaaagggcGTATTTTGGGGGCAGGGGTATAGTCTACTTTACAGAGAATCAGTCTTTTCTCGAataaaaggtgtaatattacgagaataaagttttgtttttgaaatattaCTTGTTAAACTATCTGAATATTGCAATTTTATCTCGAAggattacgactttattctcttgTGATTACTATTTATCATCccaacaaaatatgcatgtccTTGTAAAGATTATAGCTatctttttggaagaaaaaacaacccaaaaaagaaTCGTGTGTtataacatttcaacttttttctccAATAAATTTGTTATCGTAACAGACTTCCTCGAATATAGGCCACTTATTTAATTCCTATCTCATTTAGCGCAAAACGTGgtaattatgtttaattggtAAAGTGTGTGAAGCACTGggttagacaaacaaccaaatGACCTCGAGTATCTGTTTTAACTTAATAACAAGAATTCACTTAATTTTCGCCAGTAAAATAGTCTTTCGGGATTATATATGGAAATTGTCATTTAAAACGTTTAAGCAAGAATGTCATGAATCCATCCTTTGTCACGTGACTCTTGGACGTCGGACACTGAGGCGTCAGTGAACGCCTCATTGGGCAGAGGCAGGCCAGCGGGATAgtttggaggaggaagaggaggacttAACTCATTGGACTCACACTCACTTACGAACTCACAACGGGTAAGTTTCCCTCTTTATTACGATGTTACACTTTCACCTTTGGAAGAATCAACGGCTCGCAATAGCTACGATTTTCTGGCGTGTTTGTGGTGAGTTTACGGAACCTCGGTCGGTAAAGCGTTTCTTGCTTTGCTTTCTGTGACAGACAGCCTCCTCGTTTTAATGTGGACAGCGACCCTGCCCTGCCCAGTCCTAAGTGTCCTTACGATATGGAAGCATTACTTGCTCATTTGCTGAGGTGTTATTTTACCTGTGAAAGACGGTAACTGGCTAATGCTAATATAAAAGCTGTAAGAAACCCCTCAAGAGTAATTacagtgattgatttgattgataATTACTTGCTTTACAGAagtagaaaataataataaacttttgttttgcctccatgatattaaaaaaaaataaaaaatccataaCGACACAAAGTATGCTTTGAGGGGAAAGTATGTTTTCATATGCTAAAGAGGATTTTCCCAACATGGCAACCCAAACGTTTTTgcctcaaatgttacaaatgaAGGCATCGctttcaaaaatgtgtaaaCATTTATAAAGTGTGCCTTGCTTACTAGTACTAAATGTATCTTACACATAAACTAATCTCgtgagataaaaaaatatatataattgaataaagataataatgctgtgCCAGAGGTATTAATTTCACTGTACTATTAATATGGTTTTAGATTGCACGCCATCATACTGAAAGACATGTATAATATTATGGTTACATTATTCATCTTGATGAAATGATTTAACAAGATAATGCACCCACAGAGGCATTAACttgactatactgtatataattaatATGGTTATAGATTTCAGTGGTGCAGAatgctgtttctaatattttggtacgAAGATATTAAAAACCCTATGGCAATACTCAAAACGCATCTGTAAATGGCTCTAAATTATGAGTTGAGTATGGTAATGACGACAATGCCGCCAGTGTTGCCATCTCTATTGAGATAAATATTGCTCCTTTATACCATGTAGTGGGTGACGACACCCCTCAGACCTCAGCCAGTCGTAGTCGTCATGCAGTTGGCTAAGCGTTGTTGGTACAATACGACAGTGTCATTAACACACAGAGTGAGTTGTTTGCATTGCACAGCAAAATCAAGCTCTTGTCCATGTATTGTGTCTTCATGTTGGGTGGCGAGTGCAGCTGCGTGTGAGAGAGGAGATCCTTAGGTGGCCCTACGTCTCTACTTCCACGACAGCTCCAATGTTGTGTAAACATCTGCGTACGCCTTCCCACGCTGGATCAGCGTCCATCAGGGTTATAACACTCTGGGGGATCTTTTCCGCTCATATAAACCTTTTTGagatgccagaaacaaaaatgaacatgacATATTACACTGGGTTAAAAACGTTGTTTTGTAAGTTGTCTGTTTTCTCAATTGATTTAGAACAGTTTTGCATCACTAAATCCGAAAATGACATCTGCTTCTCTTGTTCGGGTCAGGTCtttatgccaagttgttaacagtttattaatcaaatgttacaaactttgcttactgtCAACTGAATTAGTAGACTGATGGaagtaagtacctgtaaatcgaatgttcaaaattcagggcatgaacctctgcttatttgaacctctaaagaaaatacctgtacataaacaaaaacatgtggtGATAGTTCCAGAAGTTGAGCTGATTGAGCAAAAGAAATGTGACATTTGAATTCAGCACATGAAAATTGTTGTTCAATCAGTGACACAATCTGAGACaatcaatttgttgttgaccagtgttatctacatgaaaatagagcccttagtGTTCTTATCAGGAAACAACGTTTTGTGGCGCCACATATACATGCTGGATTATTTTTTGATAGAATCACAAAAAACATGGTGCAATTGTCAGGGAAGAAGCAGATTGTCCTGGTCAATGTAGCTATATTATAAGAATACAAAGAGGAAACGGGCGAGAAACGAACGAGAGAGTGGATATTGGAGAGGCGCTTGGCAGTAATGGACCCATCAAATGCACCTAAACATTTTGGCGACAGTGGCTCTccatgctttgctttttcagtattgtaaaacacaatgtactgtgtatatatttacTGTCTATTGGTAGGGCTTGGTGACAGCCGGCTGGGCCTCGCTTCGTAGCTAGAAACGTAATTTTTGGTTTCAAAGTTCACACGATACCACCGTCACATCTGCAATGTTGCGACGCCGTTCACCTGCGATTCAAATTTTTAAATtgcagcaaaaccagtggccgacgGTCagtcactcatgaaaactagttgcagaaACCCTGCACATTGCGCAACAGTTCAGTCCCGTTCCGCTATGTTGCTCGCCGTCAGCGCAAAACATTTGATGGTCTCCACTCGTCCCAATTTTTTACACCGTTTTCCAATTGCGGTGCAATCTTGGTAGCTCATATGCAACAAGCTCACCATCACACAGTCTGTTAGAGTGGATATACCATTTAGTGACTGCTATATGGGATCTTTGTAAATCTGGCTCTCTGTTTTCCTCCCTCTTAGTTCACCCCTTAATGCAGCAGGAGCCACAATGGCAAAACTAGGAGGCTCCCCGGAAATGAGGTTACAGAACAGTTATGTTGATCCTCACCACCCAAGAGGCGGCCATGACAGCTCGTTTGGAGTTCGTGTGCAGGTTCAAGGGATTAAAGGTCAGCCCTTTGTAGTTCTGAACAGTTCTGGTGAAGAAAGCCACAGAGACGTATCGGTCATCACTCACCAGACTGGGTACAAGCCGGGCATGGTGAGGAGGTCCGTGGATGAGGGTAGCTCCTCCTTCGAGTTTCATTACCAAAAACATCCAGAGATCATGAGACCGTACGACCCCAGAAGCAACAACCTCAACCATCTCAACCCGACCCAAACCCTTCCTGGAAGAACAGCGGACCGACCCAAAGCCAGGATTCCTCTTCCAGCAGAAGGCCCTTCTGATGACCAGAACACGCCTCCCTCAGAAATACCTGCACATCTCCCCGCGAGGTCCCCAAACTCAGTAGACTCTGAGCCCTTCATGTCCGTAGGGAAGCTGATCAGCCAGTTCAACAGCAGCCCGCGTAGGGGAAGGGGCGGTCCCAGGAGTCGGCTGGACCCGGAGGAAATGCGGCGGTCACGTAGCGTGGACAGCGGCCGAGCGTCTGAttcgtcttcctcctcatccagcAGGGCGTCGTCTCTGAAGGGGGGCAGCGGCGGCGCGACCTCAGGCGGGATCTATCCTCCTGGGTCGGCCCGGGCTCGACTGCTGGGCGGAGAGGCCAACAAGAGAGGAGAGAACAAACCCAGCATGCCGCTGAAAGCTCACCATGGGATAGACATGACAGCAAAAGTATTTCACAGAACTAAGGAATTGTCGCATAGTGCCTGCGCAGATGGAGCTGAGGAAAGAGACGCTCAGGTAAAGCGAAGTCCCCAAGGACACGGTTTCTCATTGAAAAGGTTCTGTTTAATTATGCTCTCTAACCAGGTCACTCCTGATCTTCTGAAAGGACGGCAGGTGTCTGTCGACCCGAATGAAGATGCAGCGAAACTAATGCTCTTCACCTACCTCAAGGAAGGGTGAGTGACCACAAAACCACCTAGAATGAACCTTAGTTGAAGGCGGTCCTCGACCTCTGCCGAACAATCCCAATTTGGATCACCAAACTATACAACTACAGTATGCGGAGCAAACATACTGCTTCGTGTGTCTCAATTTTGTCATTGTAATTTATACACTCACTGCAGTACTAACAGAAGTCACTCGCAGTTTACGGACCTGACGTCTGTGCAGGCAGTCTGGGTTCATTTGCCACTCAATGACAGTGTGAATGGTCATCTGTCTCCATATATATGTGCCCACCGTACTGGCTCGCGCCGCTCCCCTGTGACCAAggacaggataagcggtattgacaGACACTGCTAATAAAATagatcatatttttattttcagtttattCCCGTCAGCCGAGTTTCATTCATAAAACAATTTCCATTGACAGGATGTCGCAAGTAGATAACACTAATATTCATTCCAGCTTAAATATGTCTCAACTCTCCTGTGCTGATTCACTGTatatctaaaaaatagaaccgctatcgcaaaaaaaaacaaaaaaacaacgacaTTTGATAGATTAGTTTGATGATAGCAGAAAGAGTAAGAGTTCAATTCTTTTAACTTACGCCATTGTGTAGTTTAGTGTGATAACAGGGTTGCTGGCCCagctgctcacacacacacacacacacacacacacacagtcagtgCATCAGGAATGCAGAGCGTGATCTCGCTTCTACTGATAAAATGACTCCTTAACTCGGAATGTCTTGAAGAGCTATCACCTATTGTGACTTATGTGCTCAGATAAACATCTGTGTGGCAGGCTGAGAGAAGCCCTGCCAACGTTTTCATCCCTGCACAATCGAGGCAAAAAGACAAGTGTTTATTAAGCATCTCTTGCTCCTCAGGACGACTGATGAATTGTCGGTCACCAAGAGGAAAGTCAGCCTGCTGCTTGAAAGGATCAACAGACTGAAGTGGAaaacaggtgtgaatgtggaggaggagatgaAAGTGAGTGGAGGGGAGAAATGTTCTCCATTGTTACCAACTATTGACaatctagcatgtttgatttgaaATGTTCACTTCTGTAGGATCAGACAGTCGAGGCGAAGCAGCTGCTGGAGAAACAAGAAGCTCTGGAGTCACAAGTGTGCGACTTGAAGCAAAAACTGGAAACCGAGATGAAGGTTTTGATGCCATTTTTGACTTACTTGATACAGCGAAATCACTAAAACCTTCCTTTTGAGCCACGTCTCTTTGTCCGCCAGAATGAAAAGACGCTTGCCAAAGCCTGCGAGAAGGCCCGGACCGAAAagaagaagctgcaggaagagTTGGCCACGAGTCAGGCCGAGCTCTCCAAACTCAGGAACAAACTGGCGGAAATTGAGGCACAACTTAAGTCTACCAAAGACGAGTCAGCAAATGTCTTCccttgttcatttgttaaacTTAAACACCAACATGTAGAGCACAGAACAATACAACGCAGTTTTTTgatgcaaatacattttggtgTTAGTCTTACAGAATTTGACCATatataacagttttttttcatagtataaagggaataaatcatttttaaatagtttttgacATATATTAAACAATGTACCAGTGCATAATTACACATATTAGCATTTTAGTGGGCTTCCGCATACACGTGGTTCGGCACCCGccgattcacctatttgcagatttcattttattttttcccaacatttgtttttactttactttttaaaatctgttttctttttattatttctttttgtggGTGGGTAACCAATCCCACACATATTTGCAggttatccccgcttattcaagcaTTTGGGCGgttaaaaagtgttttcaatGCAGTTATGACGGCCATCAATCATCTAGAGATTTTTGCTGGTCGCGGTCTGGCCCGGTCCCTTGTTATGCTAACAGTCGTAGagtgtttttctctctttttg includes these proteins:
- the LOC133478556 gene encoding cingulin-like protein 1 isoform X2, which produces MAKLGGSPEMRLQNSYVDPHHPRGGHDSSFGVRVQVQGIKGQPFVVLNSSGEESHRDVSVITHQTGYKPGMVRRSVDEGSSSFEFHYQKHPEIMRPYDPRSNNLNHLNPTQTLPGRTADRPKARIPLPAEGPSDDQNTPPSEIPAHLPARSPNSVDSEPFMSVGKLISQFNSSPRRGRGGPRSRLDPEEMRRSRSVDSGRASDSSSSSSSRASSLKGGSGGATSGGIYPPGSARARLLGGEANKRGENKPSMPLKAHHGIDMTAKVFHRTKELSHSACADGAEERDAQVTPDLLKGRQVSVDPNEDAAKLMLFTYLKEGTTDELSVTKRKVSLLLERINRLKWKTGVNVEEEMKDQTVEAKQLLEKQEALESQVCDLKQKLETEMKNEKTLAKACEKARTEKKKLQEELATSQAELSKLRNKLAEIEAQLKSTKDELTQMIADRERSKVQMKDLQQQLSEMHDELDQSKKAELINAEKEVLLKDMAQLRADFQDILLVKEEHEELLQQQEKELRDLKGAIKDEVEMHDKYIAALKEEYELELEHLMRDLEKTKESNAVLGREQAEALEEGGAAKEKLQELSQQRDHLKGKVQELSSKVDQLSRAVQESKALERLQEQRAKQLEREKQQLEETLQDVRRNEEEMCQSNRSLLARLEEVQSKLTKLNHEHRDMKEKLREERKQTEELWKSKSELEDERRLQDRTVEQLQRNMNSIMEDCEASTDVLQSQVDEAKERSQRELAELRRQLQEKGADLEKSRLAAKKLQDELLPLEEDLRRCHREHEEAQSRARQLEQRAEELEERNATTVDDRERHVKLLEGRIGQLEEDVNDERSTADRLMERLDKTKEQAGLKTFFVKIQSRVNLPIVELLS